From Curtobacterium sp. SGAir0471, the proteins below share one genomic window:
- a CDS encoding GNAT family N-acetyltransferase, which produces MVSIFSAPTRNLDIVTLHEILRLRQDVFVVEQECAYPDIDGRDLEPGTVQFWAGQGSVDATLRLLREDDGTERIGRVATARHARSQGLGAQLMEAAIAESRSSSIAINAQAHLEQWYGRFGFVRSGDDFLEDAIPHVPMTRTR; this is translated from the coding sequence GTGGTCTCGATCTTCTCCGCCCCGACGCGCAACCTCGACATCGTGACGCTGCACGAGATCCTGCGGCTCCGACAGGACGTGTTCGTCGTCGAGCAGGAGTGCGCCTACCCGGACATCGACGGCCGTGACCTCGAGCCGGGCACGGTGCAGTTCTGGGCCGGTCAGGGGTCGGTGGACGCCACGCTCCGACTCCTCCGCGAGGACGACGGCACCGAGCGCATCGGCCGGGTCGCCACCGCCCGGCACGCCCGGTCGCAGGGGCTCGGGGCACAGCTCATGGAGGCGGCGATCGCCGAGTCGCGCTCGTCGTCGATCGCGATCAACGCGCAGGCGCACCTCGAGCAGTGGTACGGCCGCTTCGGCTTCGTGCGATCCGGCGACGACTTCCTCGAGGACGCCATCCCGCACGTCCCGATGACGCGCACGCGCTAG
- a CDS encoding Lrp/AsnC family transcriptional regulator, whose amino-acid sequence MSDRTVRRPVTTPRLDEVDERILWTLAADARIPNNRLAAAVGIAPSTCLTRVRALEDAGVIRGYRADVDVAGLGFAIEAMVSVRVHAAARHELRDFAKRLLRVPVVQDVSFLAGDKDFLVHIACTSTEQLRDFVADELSGDPAVATTQTNIVFERLVADRAHQGRSFDELRRWRA is encoded by the coding sequence GTGTCCGACCGAACCGTCCGTCGTCCCGTCACCACGCCGCGCCTCGACGAGGTCGACGAGCGCATCCTCTGGACCCTGGCGGCCGACGCCCGGATCCCGAACAACCGGCTGGCCGCCGCGGTCGGGATCGCGCCCTCGACATGCCTGACACGGGTGCGCGCGCTCGAGGACGCCGGCGTCATCCGCGGCTACCGCGCCGACGTCGACGTCGCAGGGCTCGGGTTCGCGATCGAGGCGATGGTGTCCGTCCGGGTCCACGCCGCCGCCCGGCACGAGCTCCGCGACTTCGCGAAGCGCCTGCTCCGGGTGCCCGTCGTGCAGGACGTCTCGTTCCTCGCCGGCGACAAGGACTTCCTGGTGCACATCGCGTGCACCTCCACCGAGCAGCTGCGGGACTTCGTCGCCGACGAGCTGAGCGGGGACCCGGCGGTGGCGACGACGCAGACCAACATCGTCTTCGAGCGGCTCGTCGCGGACCGGGCGCACCAGGGTCGGTCGTTCGACGAGCTCCGCCGCTGGCGCGCCTGA
- a CDS encoding DUF5997 family protein — protein MAQEQTMKPETAAKKLGILLAAAPESFRAEPVTRTAFDELRTQPPAWLEELRREGPHPRPVVAQKLGVSISGLVRAGVEEPLTTAEIKALLQEMPEWLVRERATQAEVHAENARVKQERADKAAARAQD, from the coding sequence ATGGCGCAGGAACAGACGATGAAGCCCGAGACGGCCGCGAAGAAGCTCGGCATCCTGCTGGCGGCAGCCCCGGAGTCGTTCCGCGCGGAACCGGTCACCCGCACCGCCTTCGACGAGCTCCGGACGCAGCCGCCGGCGTGGCTCGAGGAGCTCCGTCGCGAGGGGCCGCACCCGCGTCCGGTCGTCGCGCAGAAGCTCGGCGTGTCGATCTCCGGCCTCGTGCGCGCCGGCGTCGAGGAGCCCCTGACCACCGCCGAGATCAAGGCGCTGCTGCAGGAGATGCCCGAGTGGCTGGTGCGCGAGCGCGCGACCCAGGCCGAGGTGCACGCCGAGAACGCCCGCGTGAAGCAGGAGCGCGCCGACAAGGCCGCTGCCCGCGCCCAGGACTGA
- a CDS encoding LysR family transcriptional regulator substrate-binding protein translates to MTAALTIAFVPGVSPAKWVRVWRERFPDAELGLLPIGRTEVDQALTGEADMAFARMPVGAHLNAIPLWTETAVVAMPKDGPLASADVVTEADLADVHVVDAGPVPDDVSAALDLVEANVGVVVLPQSLFRAASRKDLVAKPLDGAAGTRIALVWRDADSSDTTEEFIGVVRGRTANSSRNAADRPGGTTSADDDGSRGARGGSGAGRGSGGGGRSGGGSGGGKATAKQASGGKAGGKGARKPRGSGRPGTQRLGNGKPKRGSKGNR, encoded by the coding sequence ATGACCGCGGCCCTCACCATCGCCTTCGTCCCGGGGGTCTCCCCCGCGAAGTGGGTCCGGGTCTGGCGGGAACGCTTCCCGGACGCCGAGCTCGGCCTGCTGCCGATCGGCCGGACCGAGGTCGACCAGGCACTCACCGGCGAGGCGGACATGGCCTTCGCACGGATGCCCGTCGGCGCGCACCTGAACGCCATCCCGCTGTGGACCGAGACCGCCGTCGTCGCGATGCCGAAGGACGGCCCCCTCGCCTCGGCCGACGTCGTGACCGAGGCCGACCTGGCCGACGTGCACGTCGTCGACGCCGGCCCCGTGCCGGACGACGTGTCCGCCGCCCTCGACCTGGTCGAGGCGAACGTCGGCGTCGTGGTGCTCCCGCAGTCCCTCTTCCGCGCGGCCAGCCGCAAGGACCTGGTGGCGAAGCCCCTCGACGGCGCGGCGGGCACCAGGATCGCGCTCGTCTGGCGCGACGCGGACTCCTCGGACACCACCGAGGAGTTCATCGGCGTCGTGCGCGGCCGCACCGCGAACAGCTCGCGGAACGCCGCGGACCGCCCGGGAGGCACGACGAGCGCCGACGACGACGGCTCGCGCGGCGCGCGTGGCGGCTCCGGCGCCGGTCGCGGCTCCGGTGGAGGCGGCCGGTCCGGCGGTGGCTCCGGCGGTGGCAAGGCCACCGCGAAGCAGGCCTCCGGCGGCAAGGCGGGCGGCAAGGGCGCCCGCAAGCCGCGCGGATCCGGACGGCCCGGCACACAGCGACTCGGCAACGGGAAGCCGAAGCGTGGCTCGAAGGGCAACCGGTGA
- a CDS encoding GNAT family N-acetyltransferase → MTETRLVPMPATRLPAWLDRTMADYVASRMRAGETREQAEANKQKSLDQWFPDEAPLPDHFVWDLVDDEDIVVGFLWIGPFSPGGTEWWVFDVEVDEQHRRRGHARRALEAGQRVAREHGAASIGLNVFGYNTGAQDLYASLGYRVTATQMQLPLD, encoded by the coding sequence GTGACGGAGACGCGGCTCGTCCCGATGCCGGCCACGCGCCTCCCGGCCTGGCTCGACCGGACGATGGCCGACTACGTGGCGTCGCGCATGCGGGCCGGTGAGACCCGCGAGCAGGCGGAGGCGAACAAGCAGAAGTCGCTCGACCAGTGGTTCCCCGACGAGGCACCCCTGCCCGACCACTTCGTCTGGGACCTGGTCGACGACGAGGACATCGTCGTGGGGTTCCTCTGGATCGGACCGTTCTCGCCGGGCGGCACCGAGTGGTGGGTCTTCGACGTCGAGGTCGACGAGCAGCACCGTCGCCGCGGCCACGCCCGACGGGCGCTCGAGGCCGGGCAGCGGGTCGCCCGCGAGCACGGAGCCGCGAGCATCGGCCTCAACGTCTTCGGGTACAACACCGGCGCGCAGGACCTGTACGCGTCGCTCGGCTACCGCGTCACGGCGACCCAGATGCAGCTCCCGCTCGACTGA
- a CDS encoding DNA-3-methyladenine glycosylase I, protein MSTDTTTTPDGLVTGDDGLARPAWAATDPMLREYYDTEWGMPVRDERGVFERLSLEAFQSGLSWRTILAKRPAFRAAFADFDPDVVATFGDGDVERLMADAGIVRNRAKIRATITNATATIALRADGGLADLVWSFRPEVTPAPRTIAEVPTTSDESIALSKALRKRGFAFVGPTTMHALMEALGIVDTHLVGSHRRGTSGVWA, encoded by the coding sequence GTGAGCACCGACACGACCACGACCCCCGACGGCCTGGTGACGGGGGACGACGGACTCGCGCGACCGGCGTGGGCCGCGACCGACCCGATGCTCCGCGAGTACTACGACACCGAGTGGGGCATGCCGGTCCGCGACGAGCGCGGGGTCTTCGAGCGGCTGTCGCTCGAGGCGTTCCAGTCGGGGCTGTCCTGGCGCACGATCCTCGCGAAGCGTCCGGCGTTCCGCGCAGCGTTCGCCGACTTCGACCCCGACGTCGTCGCGACCTTCGGTGACGGCGACGTCGAGCGCCTGATGGCGGACGCCGGCATCGTCCGGAACCGGGCGAAGATCCGTGCGACGATCACGAACGCGACCGCGACGATCGCTCTGCGCGCCGACGGCGGACTCGCCGACCTCGTGTGGTCGTTCCGGCCGGAGGTGACGCCGGCGCCGCGGACGATCGCCGAGGTCCCGACGACGAGCGACGAGTCGATCGCCCTGTCGAAGGCACTCCGGAAGCGCGGGTTCGCGTTCGTCGGGCCGACGACGATGCACGCGTTGATGGAGGCACTCGGCATCGTCGACACGCACCTGGTCGGCAGCCACCGTCGCGGGACCTCCGGCGTCTGGGCCTGA
- a CDS encoding VOC family protein: MVFINLPVTDLDRAVGFYEALGYSVNPEFTDETAACIVVSSTVYVMLLTHAKFREFTDKTIADPGTIEVINSLSAASKDEVHRIVDAAVMAGGNEDRPETDYGSMYQRSFTDPDGHRWEYVWMDQSAMTDGDDQE; encoded by the coding sequence ATGGTCTTCATCAACCTGCCGGTCACCGACCTCGATCGAGCGGTCGGCTTCTACGAGGCGCTCGGGTACTCGGTCAACCCCGAGTTCACCGACGAGACCGCCGCGTGCATCGTGGTGAGCAGCACCGTGTACGTGATGCTCCTGACCCACGCGAAGTTCCGAGAGTTCACGGACAAGACCATTGCCGACCCGGGCACGATCGAGGTCATCAACTCCCTCAGCGCCGCGTCGAAGGACGAGGTGCACCGCATCGTGGACGCTGCCGTCATGGCCGGCGGGAACGAGGACCGTCCGGAGACCGACTACGGCTCCATGTACCAGCGCAGCTTCACCGACCCGGACGGCCACCGGTGGGAGTACGTCTGGATGGACCAGTCGGCGATGACCGACGGGGACGACCAGGAGTGA
- a CDS encoding DUF3800 domain-containing protein: protein MERAYVDESEPGGGLDHTSYVLAAVVVPHGRTQTAREAVRAAKPSRMRKLHWYEALRTQRISWLDLLAVAAAVLIVRYDRAPARAERRRRSCLERLVWELEARGVRHVVLESRGASRDAADRSMLDALRRRGVGRSVRYEHVRGTDEPLVALADLACGAYVSGLHEEVGAQVVVVR from the coding sequence ATGGAACGCGCCTACGTCGACGAGTCCGAGCCCGGCGGCGGCCTGGACCACACCAGCTACGTCCTCGCCGCGGTCGTGGTCCCGCACGGCCGGACTCAGACTGCACGCGAAGCGGTCCGGGCGGCGAAGCCGTCCCGCATGCGGAAGCTGCACTGGTACGAGGCACTCCGGACGCAGCGCATCTCCTGGTTGGACCTGCTCGCGGTCGCGGCAGCGGTCCTGATCGTGCGCTACGACCGCGCCCCGGCACGCGCCGAGCGCCGTCGACGGTCGTGCCTGGAACGCCTCGTCTGGGAGCTCGAGGCCCGCGGCGTGCGGCACGTCGTGCTCGAGTCGCGAGGCGCCTCGCGTGACGCCGCCGATCGTTCGATGCTCGATGCACTCCGCCGACGGGGCGTCGGTCGGTCCGTCCGGTACGAGCACGTCCGAGGAACGGACGAGCCCCTGGTCGCCCTCGCGGACCTGGCCTGCGGGGCGTACGTGTCCGGGTTGCACGAGGAGGTCGGCGCACAGGTCGTCGTCGTGCGCTGA
- a CDS encoding sodium:solute symporter family protein, with translation MVLAAATNGIRLELGWVDYLMIIVYFAVVIGIGFTARKQVRTSMDFFLSGRSMPAWITGLAFVSANLGATEILGMAANGAQIGMATLHYYLIGAVPAMVFLGLVMMPFYYGSKVRSVPEFMLRRFGKAPHLVNSIAFAVSNVLIAGINLYAMAIVIEAMLGWPEWLAILVSAAFVLAYITLGGLSSAIYNEVMQFFVIIAGLVPLTIVGLHRVGGWSGLTEAIKQTQGVQHLQTWTGTGIGDVTNPIGANWLAIVLGLGFVLSFGYWTTNFTEVQRAFSAKNMSAARRTPLIAAIPKLFIPFIVVIPGLIAAAVVGNQFASGELTYNDAIPKLIQMYLPTGVLGIAVTGLLASFMAGMAANVSSFNTVFTYDIWQRYIKPNMPDLHYLKTGRWVTVVGVVVGIGTAFLAAQAGNIMTYMQTLFSFFNAPLFGVFILGLLWKRMTTQGALWGYVLGIVTPTITWIAYLVNPSLFSTATAETMYGAIISFVTVLVVGVLVSLATKPKDVSELGGLVYGVGKIDMTAGAVATDTAWYRSPALLGTVALVLCVALYLPFL, from the coding sequence ATGGTTCTCGCTGCGGCGACCAACGGGATCCGGCTCGAACTGGGCTGGGTCGACTACTTGATGATCATCGTGTACTTCGCGGTGGTCATCGGCATCGGGTTCACCGCCCGCAAGCAGGTGCGGACGAGCATGGACTTCTTCCTGTCCGGCCGCTCGATGCCGGCCTGGATCACCGGCCTGGCGTTCGTGTCCGCGAACCTCGGCGCGACCGAGATCCTCGGCATGGCCGCGAACGGCGCGCAGATCGGGATGGCGACGCTGCACTACTACCTCATCGGTGCCGTGCCCGCGATGGTGTTCCTCGGGCTCGTGATGATGCCGTTCTACTACGGCTCCAAGGTCCGCTCGGTGCCGGAGTTCATGCTCCGCCGCTTCGGCAAGGCGCCGCACCTGGTGAACTCGATCGCGTTCGCGGTATCGAACGTGCTCATCGCCGGCATCAACCTCTACGCGATGGCGATCGTCATCGAGGCGATGCTCGGCTGGCCGGAGTGGCTCGCCATCCTGGTGTCCGCCGCGTTCGTGCTCGCGTACATCACCCTCGGCGGCCTGAGCAGCGCGATCTACAACGAGGTCATGCAGTTCTTCGTGATCATCGCCGGCCTCGTGCCGCTGACGATCGTCGGCCTGCACCGCGTCGGCGGCTGGAGCGGTCTCACCGAGGCGATCAAGCAGACCCAGGGCGTGCAGCACCTGCAGACCTGGACCGGCACCGGCATCGGCGACGTGACGAACCCGATCGGGGCGAACTGGCTCGCCATCGTGCTCGGCCTCGGCTTCGTGCTCTCCTTCGGCTACTGGACGACGAACTTCACCGAGGTGCAGCGCGCGTTCTCGGCGAAGAACATGTCCGCCGCCCGCCGGACCCCGCTCATCGCGGCGATCCCGAAGCTCTTCATCCCGTTCATCGTCGTGATCCCGGGCCTCATCGCCGCGGCAGTGGTCGGCAACCAGTTCGCCTCGGGGGAGCTCACCTACAACGACGCGATCCCGAAGCTCATCCAGATGTACCTGCCGACCGGTGTGCTCGGCATCGCGGTCACGGGTCTGCTCGCATCGTTCATGGCGGGCATGGCGGCGAACGTCTCGTCGTTCAACACCGTCTTCACGTACGACATCTGGCAGCGCTACATCAAGCCGAACATGCCCGACCTGCACTACCTGAAGACCGGCCGCTGGGTCACGGTCGTCGGCGTGGTGGTCGGCATCGGCACGGCGTTCCTCGCCGCGCAGGCCGGCAACATCATGACCTACATGCAGACGCTGTTCTCGTTCTTCAACGCACCGCTCTTCGGCGTCTTCATCCTCGGTCTGCTCTGGAAGCGGATGACCACGCAGGGTGCGCTCTGGGGGTACGTGCTCGGCATCGTCACGCCGACGATCACCTGGATCGCCTACCTGGTGAACCCGTCGCTCTTCTCGACGGCGACCGCCGAGACGATGTACGGCGCGATCATCTCCTTCGTGACGGTGCTCGTCGTCGGAGTGCTCGTCTCGCTCGCCACGAAGCCGAAGGACGTGTCGGAGCTCGGCGGTCTGGTCTACGGCGTCGGCAAGATCGACATGACCGCCGGGGCCGTCGCGACCGACACCGCCTGGTACCGCTCGCCCGCGCTGCTCGGCACCGTCGCGCTCGTGCTGTGCGTCGCCCTCTACCTGCCGTTCCTCTAG
- the aroQ gene encoding type II 3-dehydroquinate dehydratase, whose product MSEPATDTTTRPERILVLNGPNLDILGRRDPAQYGTVTLAELEAIVHTECAVHGLEADFRQTNREGELVEWLHEALDDFVGVVINPAAYAHTSVALHDAVEALSVPVVEVHLSNTWKREPFRHVDHVATAATAVIAGAGADGYRLAVAHVATLVVDPTD is encoded by the coding sequence ATGAGCGAGCCGGCCACCGACACCACGACACGCCCGGAGCGGATCCTCGTCCTGAACGGGCCCAACCTCGACATCCTCGGGCGTCGCGACCCGGCCCAGTACGGCACGGTCACGCTCGCAGAGCTCGAGGCGATCGTGCACACCGAGTGCGCCGTGCACGGGCTCGAAGCGGACTTCCGGCAGACCAACCGCGAGGGCGAGCTCGTCGAGTGGCTGCACGAGGCGCTCGACGACTTCGTCGGGGTGGTGATCAACCCCGCCGCGTACGCGCACACCTCGGTCGCGCTCCACGACGCGGTCGAGGCACTGAGCGTCCCGGTCGTCGAGGTGCACCTGTCCAACACGTGGAAGCGCGAGCCGTTCCGGCACGTCGACCACGTGGCGACCGCCGCGACGGCGGTCATCGCCGGCGCGGGCGCCGACGGCTACCGGCTGGCCGTCGCGCACGTCGCGACCCTGGTGGTGGACCCCACCGACTGA
- a CDS encoding NAD(P)H-dependent oxidoreductase, which yields MDGALVVGVSGSPSDPSRTSTLVAATVARLAEDLPDARTAQVEIGPLLADLGAAPSREAMSAETRRALETVEAADVLVVGSPAFRAAYSGAFKLFFDWVRQYDLVDTPVLLTATGGSDRHALLVEHQMRPLFGFFQSTTLPLGVFGNERDFTKREGGYDLASVDLELRIDQAVRRALPIVRGGFAAVGADDVRRPADF from the coding sequence ATGGACGGAGCACTCGTCGTCGGCGTCAGCGGCAGCCCATCGGACCCCTCGCGCACCTCGACCCTGGTCGCGGCGACCGTCGCGCGCCTGGCGGAGGATCTGCCGGACGCGCGGACCGCGCAGGTCGAGATCGGCCCCCTGCTCGCGGACCTCGGCGCCGCGCCCTCCCGCGAGGCGATGTCGGCCGAGACCCGACGGGCGCTCGAGACCGTCGAGGCGGCGGACGTGCTCGTCGTGGGCAGCCCGGCGTTCCGCGCGGCGTACTCCGGCGCGTTCAAGCTCTTCTTCGACTGGGTGAGGCAGTACGACCTCGTCGACACCCCGGTGCTCCTGACCGCCACGGGCGGGAGCGACCGGCACGCGCTGCTCGTCGAGCACCAGATGCGCCCGCTGTTCGGCTTCTTCCAGTCGACGACCCTGCCCCTCGGCGTGTTCGGCAACGAGCGGGACTTCACCAAGCGCGAGGGCGGGTACGACCTCGCCAGCGTCGACCTCGAGCTGCGCATCGACCAGGCCGTGCGACGGGCGCTGCCGATCGTCCGCGGGGGCTTCGCCGCCGTCGGCGCCGACGACGTCCGACGCCCCGCCGACTTCTAG
- a CDS encoding MSMEG_6728 family protein: MQTFLPYADFRASAEVLDDKRLGKQRVETLQVMRALTLPDYGWQRHPVVAMWRGYRPALMAYQDATCRVWLERGHADTCLEKTLADLGLVPEDLVAYERGDFAVPAWNADPAVHESHRSKLVQKAPEHYRPLFPDVPDDLDYVWPGVPEPSASTR, translated from the coding sequence ATGCAGACGTTCCTGCCCTACGCCGACTTCCGCGCCTCGGCCGAGGTGCTCGACGACAAGCGGCTCGGCAAGCAGCGCGTCGAGACCCTGCAGGTGATGCGGGCGCTGACCCTGCCGGACTACGGCTGGCAGCGCCACCCGGTCGTCGCGATGTGGCGGGGGTACCGCCCGGCACTCATGGCGTACCAGGACGCGACGTGCCGGGTGTGGCTCGAGCGCGGGCACGCCGACACCTGCCTCGAGAAGACGCTCGCCGACCTCGGGCTGGTCCCCGAAGACCTGGTGGCGTACGAGCGCGGAGACTTCGCCGTGCCAGCGTGGAACGCCGACCCCGCGGTCCACGAGTCCCACCGCTCGAAGCTCGTGCAGAAGGCGCCGGAGCACTACCGGCCGCTGTTCCCCGACGTGCCCGACGACCTGGACTACGTCTGGCCCGGCGTACCCGAACCGTCCGCGTCGACGCGCTGA
- a CDS encoding cysteine desulfurase family protein: MFYLDRAATTPVRREVLEAMWPYLTGVFGNPSSTHGVGDAAARGLADARATIARFLGCRPGEVVLTTGGTEGANTAVKGIALAAPRGRHVVTSAIEHEAVLESCRYLERHHGFTVTLVPVERDGTVTPEALARAVRPDTTLVSVAHADNEIGTVQDLPALAAVAHGVGARFHTDAVQSAPWLPIGLDLLGVDAVSFSGHKLGAPKGTGALAVRGGVPLEPLLHGGGQERGRRSGTEDVAGAVALATAVSLVEGSRDAHADRATTTRDAVVEGVLASVPGAVLTGAAPSVPGSRRLPGHASFCFPAVPGGPAAVNGETVLLELEARDVVSSSGSACAAGSTEASHVLTAIGLPEDTARTALRLTFDAGLTEADVPVVVGAVAAAVAAVRDLGGVY, encoded by the coding sequence GTGTTCTACCTCGACCGCGCCGCGACCACGCCGGTCCGCCGCGAGGTCCTCGAGGCCATGTGGCCGTACCTGACGGGCGTGTTCGGCAACCCGTCCTCGACGCACGGGGTCGGCGACGCCGCGGCACGGGGGCTCGCCGACGCCCGCGCGACGATCGCCCGGTTCCTCGGGTGCCGGCCGGGCGAGGTCGTCCTGACCACCGGCGGCACCGAGGGCGCGAACACCGCCGTGAAGGGGATCGCACTCGCGGCACCCCGTGGCCGGCACGTCGTGACGAGCGCGATCGAGCACGAGGCGGTGCTCGAGAGCTGCCGGTACCTCGAGCGCCACCACGGGTTCACGGTCACGCTCGTGCCGGTCGAGCGCGACGGGACGGTGACGCCCGAGGCGCTCGCCCGGGCCGTCCGTCCGGACACCACCCTGGTGTCGGTGGCGCACGCCGACAACGAGATCGGCACCGTGCAGGACCTGCCGGCACTCGCGGCGGTCGCGCACGGTGTCGGCGCCCGGTTCCACACCGACGCGGTGCAGAGCGCGCCGTGGCTGCCGATCGGGCTCGACCTGCTCGGTGTCGACGCGGTCTCGTTCTCCGGGCACAAGCTCGGCGCGCCGAAGGGCACCGGTGCGCTGGCCGTCCGTGGCGGTGTGCCGCTCGAGCCGCTGCTGCACGGTGGAGGACAGGAACGGGGGAGACGGTCCGGCACCGAGGACGTCGCGGGAGCGGTCGCCCTCGCGACCGCGGTGTCGCTCGTCGAGGGTTCCAGGGACGCCCACGCCGACCGGGCGACGACGACCCGCGACGCCGTCGTCGAGGGGGTCCTGGCGTCGGTCCCCGGTGCCGTGCTGACCGGAGCCGCACCGAGCGTGCCCGGCTCGCGTCGGCTCCCGGGGCACGCCTCGTTCTGCTTCCCGGCGGTGCCCGGCGGTCCCGCCGCGGTCAACGGCGAGACCGTGCTGCTCGAGCTCGAGGCCCGTGACGTCGTGTCCTCGTCCGGCAGCGCCTGTGCCGCGGGGAGCACCGAGGCCTCGCACGTCCTCACCGCGATCGGTCTCCCGGAGGACACCGCACGGACGGCCCTGCGACTCACCTTCGACGCCGGGCTCACCGAGGCGGACGTGCCCGTGGTCGTCGGAGCCGTCGCCGCGGCGGTCGCTGCCGTGCGTGACCTCGGAGGGGTGTACTAG
- the nadC gene encoding carboxylating nicotinate-nucleotide diphosphorylase, translated as MTTTVPAAAGATAVAGGRPTGPSDPGAIPPHALRRVIETALEEDAPWGDVTSETLIPVDARATATLAAREPGVLSGGAVFAAVMHAVDPAVRTELHLADGATFAAGQVLATVVGPARSVLRAERVGLNLVQRMSGIATVTARYVAAVAGTGTRIADTRKTTPGLRAVERYAVRCGGGHNHRNSLSDAVLAKDNHLAVLLAGGTPIGDAVRDARRRLGHTVHLEVEVDRLDQVEAVVSAGVDTIMLDNFTAEQLVEGVHQVAGRALVEASGGVSLETVGAIARTGVDVVSVGALTHSARALDLGLDVDVTGASAGGDVDATGA; from the coding sequence ATGACCACCACCGTCCCCGCAGCAGCCGGTGCCACCGCCGTGGCCGGTGGCCGTCCCACCGGACCGTCCGACCCCGGGGCGATCCCGCCGCACGCCCTGCGCCGCGTGATCGAGACCGCGCTCGAGGAGGACGCGCCGTGGGGCGACGTCACCAGCGAGACGCTCATCCCCGTCGACGCCCGGGCGACCGCGACCCTGGCCGCCCGCGAGCCCGGCGTGCTGTCCGGCGGTGCGGTGTTCGCGGCCGTGATGCACGCCGTCGACCCCGCGGTGCGGACCGAGCTGCACCTCGCCGACGGCGCGACCTTCGCGGCCGGGCAGGTGCTGGCGACCGTCGTGGGGCCCGCCCGCTCGGTCCTGCGCGCCGAGCGCGTCGGGCTCAACCTGGTGCAGCGGATGTCCGGCATCGCGACGGTCACCGCGCGGTACGTCGCGGCGGTCGCGGGGACGGGGACCCGGATCGCCGACACCCGCAAGACGACGCCGGGCCTCCGTGCGGTCGAGCGGTACGCCGTGCGCTGCGGCGGCGGGCACAACCACCGGAACTCGCTGTCCGACGCCGTCCTCGCCAAGGACAACCACCTGGCCGTGCTGCTCGCCGGCGGCACCCCGATCGGCGACGCCGTGCGTGACGCCCGCCGTCGGCTCGGGCACACGGTCCACCTCGAGGTCGAGGTGGACCGGCTCGACCAGGTCGAGGCCGTGGTGTCCGCCGGGGTCGACACGATCATGCTCGACAACTTCACAGCGGAGCAGCTCGTCGAGGGCGTGCACCAGGTCGCCGGCCGCGCACTCGTCGAGGCCTCGGGCGGCGTGTCGCTCGAGACCGTCGGCGCGATCGCGCGGACCGGGGTGGACGTCGTCTCGGTCGGGGCACTGACCCACTCGGCCCGGGCGCTCGACCTCGGGCTCGACGTCGACGTGACCGGCGCGTCCGCCGGTGGCGACGTCGACGCGACCGGCGCCTGA